From Microbacterium sp. LWH11-1.2, one genomic window encodes:
- a CDS encoding GNAT family N-acetyltransferase translates to MPSSIRPYRPSDRAAIYEICTKTADAGADATGILSDDDLWGELFAVPYVERHPDLAWVVETDDGRTIGYIVGTDDTDAFYTWFRDEWWPAFRERFPRPQQVVTREDRMIEYGYERAPGVDAEVSDYPAHLHIDLLPETQGQGLGRRLMETLFAELTRRGVRGLHLGIDPQNSAAAAFYERLGMTRLPGEAHRYGVTFGTAAR, encoded by the coding sequence GTGCCGAGCAGCATCCGTCCCTACCGTCCATCGGATCGTGCCGCGATCTACGAGATCTGCACGAAGACGGCCGATGCGGGAGCGGACGCGACGGGCATCCTCTCGGATGACGACCTGTGGGGCGAGCTGTTCGCGGTCCCGTATGTGGAGCGGCATCCGGATCTCGCCTGGGTCGTGGAGACGGACGACGGGCGCACGATCGGATACATCGTCGGGACCGATGACACCGATGCGTTCTACACGTGGTTCCGCGACGAGTGGTGGCCGGCCTTCCGGGAGCGCTTCCCGCGACCGCAGCAGGTCGTCACCCGCGAGGACCGCATGATCGAGTACGGATACGAGCGAGCACCGGGCGTCGACGCCGAGGTCTCCGACTACCCGGCTCACCTGCACATCGACCTCCTCCCCGAGACTCAGGGGCAGGGCCTCGGGCGCCGCCTCATGGAGACGCTGTTCGCCGAGCTGACCCGGCGTGGCGTGCGCGGGCTGCACCTGGGCATCGATCCCCAGAACTCGGCCGCGGCCGCGTTCTACGAGCGACTCGGCATGACGCGTCTGCCCGGCGAGGCGCACAGGTACGGAGTGACGTTCGGCACGGCCGCTCGATAA
- a CDS encoding ABC transporter permease has translation MRGVIQSEVLRSLSGLSILAVYLVALLVPAFVLFSDGSRLALAGLDSGAATVRLLEPLAWSGISAAFVGAYGVTREYYYGSIERTLTGVGFGRAFSGKLVAGAAIAIVLSAGIFVIWTAGVSLILAQNGLGLTLTQDAWRVYAGALVGAILGALIGGAVGWITRNYYVTAAIVLVFPMAVEFALLRTAPEVARFSPGMAIAALSVPGHQARLLEFLPALGVGVAWTAGLVAIAWVRGRRRVG, from the coding sequence ATGAGAGGTGTGATCCAGAGCGAGGTCCTGCGCTCCCTGAGCGGGCTCTCCATCCTGGCCGTCTATCTTGTCGCGCTCCTCGTCCCGGCGTTCGTTCTCTTCTCCGACGGTTCGCGCTTGGCTCTCGCCGGGCTCGACTCCGGCGCGGCCACCGTTCGACTTCTGGAGCCGCTCGCCTGGTCCGGGATCTCCGCGGCGTTCGTGGGTGCGTACGGGGTCACACGTGAGTACTACTACGGCTCGATCGAAAGGACGCTCACCGGAGTCGGCTTCGGTCGCGCTTTCTCGGGAAAGCTGGTGGCGGGTGCCGCCATCGCCATCGTGTTGTCCGCGGGCATCTTCGTGATCTGGACAGCAGGTGTATCGCTCATCCTGGCCCAGAACGGGCTGGGGCTCACTCTCACACAGGATGCGTGGCGCGTGTACGCGGGTGCTCTGGTCGGTGCGATTCTCGGTGCACTCATCGGAGGAGCTGTCGGCTGGATCACCCGGAACTACTACGTCACCGCCGCCATCGTCCTGGTCTTCCCGATGGCGGTGGAATTCGCATTGCTGCGCACCGCACCCGAGGTGGCGAGGTTCTCGCCGGGGATGGCCATCGCCGCCTTGAGTGTGCCGGGACATCAGGCCCGCCTGCTCGAGTTCCTCCCGGCCCTCGGCGTCGGTGTCGCGTGGACCGCCGGGCTGGTCGCGATCGCGTGGGTCCGGGGCCGCAGGAGGGTGGGGTGA
- the mpaB gene encoding daptide biosynthesis RiPP recognition protein translates to MRSDERVTDLEVVGARALREWITGRCEEYSQVILVERGAAAADIDDVAGRDDVVLLPMAGEPYNGRARAVRYSGALDEIGDELFFGERSVELQDYVSAAFVQILGPTAVCLVDLPGWYAFLADAEIARETGVFPSALIDPRVILGDRTALAKPDERAAPSALRVRSDGRVSVGLRGEVIGSVDDLRALLSVPLPRIAALGGIAPRDELTADLTSRGWIGRYLDATDLIKMLQLGNGGAKMAGFGWELVEDGRADAEPLMSDPFLLETSDGFLLADTGTLRRQLLSPVTATVVAILQTSSAPEVAAERITRLLGTTASDASRLCIDAVGALDVHFGRRADSSIPTSGTRG, encoded by the coding sequence ATGCGAAGTGACGAAAGGGTGACTGACCTGGAAGTCGTCGGGGCACGGGCGCTTCGCGAATGGATCACCGGACGCTGTGAGGAGTACTCGCAGGTAATCCTCGTGGAGCGCGGAGCCGCCGCAGCGGACATCGACGACGTGGCCGGCCGCGATGATGTGGTCCTTCTGCCGATGGCCGGCGAACCGTACAACGGACGGGCCCGCGCCGTTCGCTACAGCGGAGCGTTGGACGAGATCGGCGACGAGCTGTTCTTCGGAGAGCGTTCGGTCGAGCTTCAGGACTACGTCTCCGCGGCGTTCGTCCAGATTCTCGGACCGACGGCGGTGTGCCTCGTCGACCTGCCCGGCTGGTACGCCTTCCTGGCTGATGCGGAAATCGCTCGGGAGACCGGGGTCTTTCCGTCTGCGTTGATCGATCCTCGCGTGATCCTCGGGGATCGCACTGCCCTGGCGAAGCCCGATGAGCGGGCGGCTCCGAGCGCCCTCAGAGTGCGCTCGGACGGCAGAGTCAGCGTCGGTCTCCGGGGTGAGGTCATCGGCAGCGTCGACGATCTTCGTGCCCTGCTCTCCGTCCCTCTGCCTCGCATCGCGGCGCTGGGAGGCATCGCGCCGCGCGATGAGCTCACGGCCGACCTGACCAGCCGCGGCTGGATCGGACGCTACCTCGACGCGACGGATCTCATCAAAATGCTCCAGCTCGGAAACGGGGGCGCCAAGATGGCGGGCTTCGGCTGGGAGCTCGTCGAGGACGGACGCGCCGACGCCGAACCGCTGATGTCGGATCCGTTCCTGCTGGAGACCAGCGACGGCTTCCTTCTCGCCGACACCGGAACCCTGCGCCGTCAGCTGCTCTCGCCGGTCACGGCCACGGTGGTCGCCATCCTCCAGACCTCGAGCGCGCCCGAGGTCGCGGCAGAGCGCATCACGCGACTGCTGGGTACGACAGCCTCTGACGCGAGCAGGCTGTGCATCGATGCCGTCGGCGCGCTCGACGTCCACTTCGGCAGGCGAGCCGACTCGTCGATTCCGACATCGGGAACGCGCGGGTGA
- the mpaP gene encoding daptide biosynthesis intramembrane metalloprotease — translation MTMPLTRFTHRRNSPEAAPLAADARPRLASGVVFEGAPDEAVRITVLHGVPTSRVSRTVAELLTAMDGETALHDLHQRFAASESLESFLDLVRRFRANGLLEGDTKLPPGRITYRPPLTLQLATLRAPGIFDRLDRSMVPVSRRMALIAGAVLFCLGLVAAILQASELLDVLSAPVPLLGLVSLIAALSILTLLHESAHGLTLTRFGGSPRRAGFMLFYLTPAFFVDVTDGWRLPDRRQRVAVALAGPAVHAVVAAIALVVALILPQPWVRQTLLLLAVACGGIVLVNLIPFVRFDGYIALMSAMDEPNLRDRSIRDGADFLTRLLFGGQRTSRCLERWWSVPFGLASLMAPVFLVLFAVSRAVRALAGGGPVLGLLVVALEAVVVLVGIGIVFRALHRVLRSGVSRLRFVSVNAALIASVAIAGALIPVPMTATYGFTAHGDRVLLVHAGDRAGVEVPAGSRVELMSSGLLVNEQIGAGTTRPRRPQPTEVPLDALVPVRAHVVSVPAVIVAGVDVSEGSGSLPSTGQARVDLGVGNLWQTLWVTGVIWPLSALQIEN, via the coding sequence ATGACGATGCCGCTCACTAGGTTCACTCACCGACGGAACTCACCGGAAGCGGCCCCGCTCGCTGCCGACGCTCGGCCGCGGCTCGCTTCCGGTGTCGTCTTCGAGGGAGCGCCCGATGAAGCGGTGCGGATCACGGTGTTGCATGGAGTGCCGACGTCGAGGGTCTCCCGGACGGTCGCCGAACTGTTGACAGCGATGGACGGCGAAACGGCGCTCCATGATCTGCACCAGCGCTTCGCCGCATCCGAGTCGCTGGAGAGCTTCCTCGACCTGGTCCGACGCTTCCGCGCCAACGGGCTCCTCGAAGGAGACACGAAGCTCCCGCCGGGCCGAATCACCTACCGGCCCCCGCTCACCCTGCAACTCGCGACGCTTCGTGCGCCGGGCATCTTCGACCGCCTCGACCGATCGATGGTGCCGGTCTCCCGCCGGATGGCTCTGATAGCAGGTGCCGTGCTGTTCTGCCTGGGACTGGTCGCCGCGATCCTGCAGGCGAGCGAGCTGCTGGACGTTCTGTCCGCGCCGGTACCGTTGCTCGGTCTCGTGAGTCTTATCGCGGCACTCTCGATCCTGACATTGCTCCACGAGAGCGCCCACGGACTCACGCTCACGAGGTTCGGCGGCAGCCCGCGCCGCGCGGGTTTCATGCTGTTCTACCTCACACCCGCGTTCTTCGTGGATGTCACTGACGGGTGGCGCCTCCCTGATCGTCGGCAACGTGTCGCGGTCGCGCTCGCGGGGCCTGCCGTGCATGCTGTCGTCGCCGCGATCGCGCTCGTCGTCGCGCTCATTCTCCCGCAGCCGTGGGTCAGGCAGACGCTCCTGCTCCTCGCGGTCGCGTGTGGGGGCATCGTCCTGGTCAACCTGATTCCGTTCGTGCGATTCGACGGGTACATCGCGCTCATGAGCGCGATGGACGAGCCGAACCTCAGAGATCGATCGATTCGGGACGGCGCGGACTTCCTGACTCGTCTCCTGTTCGGCGGACAGCGGACGAGCAGATGCCTGGAGAGGTGGTGGAGCGTGCCGTTCGGCCTGGCGAGCCTCATGGCTCCGGTCTTCCTGGTGCTGTTCGCGGTCTCACGCGCAGTTCGGGCGCTCGCCGGAGGAGGACCCGTCCTCGGCCTGCTCGTGGTGGCGCTGGAAGCGGTCGTGGTCCTCGTCGGCATCGGGATCGTCTTCCGGGCACTGCACCGCGTCCTGAGGTCGGGGGTCTCACGGCTCCGCTTCGTCTCGGTCAATGCCGCTCTCATCGCGAGCGTCGCGATCGCCGGAGCCCTCATCCCCGTGCCGATGACGGCCACGTACGGCTTCACCGCACACGGTGACCGCGTGCTCCTCGTGCACGCGGGCGACAGGGCTGGGGTGGAGGTGCCCGCCGGATCCCGTGTGGAGCTCATGAGCAGCGGTCTCCTCGTGAACGAGCAGATCGGCGCGGGAACGACCCGCCCCCGGCGACCCCAACCGACCGAGGTTCCGCTCGACGCTCTGGTTCCCGTGAGGGCGCACGTTGTGTCGGTCCCCGCGGTGATCGTCGCCGGGGTGGACGTGTCCGAGGGGAGTGGGAGCTTGCCTTCGACGGGACAGGCGCGCGTCGACCTCGGCGTGGGAAACCTGTGGCAGACGCTCTGGGTGACGGGCGTGATATGGCCGCTGTCGGCCCTTCAGATCGAGAACTAG
- the mpaA1 gene encoding MpaA1 family daptide-type RiPP, protein MNSNVEMQIHFQELDEMEAPSWESFYKGTISALVLIGAAAAIAT, encoded by the coding sequence ATGAACAGCAACGTTGAAATGCAGATCCATTTCCAGGAACTGGACGAGATGGAGGCCCCGAGCTGGGAGAGCTTCTACAAGGGCACGATCAGTGCGCTGGTTCTCATCGGCGCCGCCGCGGCCATCGCGACATGA
- a CDS encoding DUF4406 domain-containing protein, with translation MKKPLLILIAGPYRSGTDGDPAAIARNLERLETAAAPIHRLGHVPMIGEWVALPTLRGLDEAETAQHDVMYETAARLLDHCDAVLRLPGESAGADNDVAIALERGLPVYHRIEEIPAA, from the coding sequence ATGAAGAAGCCACTCCTGATCCTGATCGCCGGTCCCTACCGATCCGGCACCGACGGCGACCCCGCCGCGATCGCTCGCAACCTCGAACGCCTGGAGACCGCCGCCGCTCCCATCCACCGCCTCGGCCACGTGCCGATGATCGGCGAATGGGTCGCCCTCCCGACCCTGCGCGGCCTCGACGAGGCGGAGACAGCGCAGCACGACGTGATGTACGAGACGGCCGCACGACTGCTCGATCACTGCGATGCGGTGCTGCGGCTTCCGGGGGAATCCGCCGGCGCCGACAACGACGTCGCCATCGCCCTCGAGCGCGGCCTGCCCGTCTATCACCGCATCGAGGAGATCCCCGCCGCATAG
- a CDS encoding ATP-binding cassette domain-containing protein has protein sequence MNDNAIEVRGLTKRYGQRVAVEELSFVVPRGSIVGLLGPNGAGKSTTLRTIVGLLKPTIGDSLIDGAPFAALENPAAHVGVHMDGFGFEAGITARRHLEITRLAAGVPRGRVDTVLEEVGLAADARRRVKTFSTGMAQRLGLAAALIGSPRTLVLDEPANGLDPDGIRWLRRFLRGYAARGGTVLIASHQLAELEQVVDEVVVIKRRALFAGRLEDLVTNESDSLESKYFDLVEGVSA, from the coding sequence ATGAACGACAACGCAATCGAAGTCCGAGGACTCACAAAGAGGTACGGCCAGCGGGTCGCAGTGGAGGAGCTGTCGTTCGTCGTGCCGCGCGGGTCGATCGTCGGCCTGCTGGGGCCAAACGGCGCCGGAAAGTCGACCACGCTGCGGACGATCGTCGGCCTGCTCAAGCCGACGATCGGCGACAGTCTGATCGACGGCGCGCCCTTCGCCGCACTCGAGAACCCCGCAGCGCACGTCGGTGTCCACATGGACGGGTTCGGTTTCGAAGCAGGCATCACGGCGCGCCGGCATCTGGAGATCACCCGGCTCGCGGCGGGCGTTCCTCGGGGCCGAGTCGATACGGTGCTGGAGGAGGTGGGACTGGCCGCGGATGCCCGTCGTCGCGTGAAGACGTTCTCGACGGGGATGGCGCAGCGCCTCGGTCTGGCCGCCGCTCTCATCGGTTCGCCTCGCACACTCGTTCTGGACGAGCCGGCGAACGGGCTGGACCCCGACGGAATCCGCTGGCTGCGTAGATTCCTGCGCGGCTATGCCGCGCGCGGCGGCACCGTGCTGATCGCCAGCCATCAGCTCGCCGAGCTGGAACAGGTCGTGGATGAGGTCGTCGTCATCAAGCGACGTGCGCTCTTCGCCGGGCGACTGGAAGACCTCGTCACGAACGAATCCGACTCGCTGGAGAGCAAGTACTTCGATCTCGTCGAAGGAGTGTCGGCATGA
- a CDS encoding DeoR/GlpR family DNA-binding transcription regulator, with protein MLGAQRKEHLLGLLAAEGRVVAKTAAAELGVSEDSIRRDLRELADAGQCIRVYGGALPVPAADAPVAQRLGVASESKERVARAAVALIRPTSTIILDAGTTTLAMARMLPHGASLTVITPSPAVALAALEHSSARVLMVGGDLSRHSAVAGGALAQEAIARLAADIFFLGVTGIHETHGLTTGELDDAVTKRALAVRSAEVFVLGSAEKIGAVSRFPVLGIDEISGVIVDPQGPGFRAV; from the coding sequence ATGCTGGGTGCGCAGCGCAAGGAACATCTCCTCGGACTCCTCGCCGCTGAGGGGCGTGTCGTCGCGAAGACGGCGGCGGCCGAGCTGGGAGTGTCCGAGGATTCGATCCGGCGAGATCTCCGCGAGCTCGCCGACGCGGGGCAGTGCATCCGCGTCTACGGCGGAGCGCTGCCCGTGCCGGCGGCCGACGCGCCCGTGGCCCAGCGTCTGGGTGTGGCGAGCGAGAGCAAGGAGCGGGTCGCCAGGGCGGCTGTCGCGTTGATCCGCCCGACGTCGACGATCATCCTGGATGCCGGGACGACGACCTTGGCGATGGCGCGCATGCTTCCGCACGGTGCGAGCCTGACCGTGATCACTCCGAGTCCCGCCGTGGCGCTGGCGGCGCTGGAGCATTCGAGCGCTCGCGTGCTGATGGTCGGTGGGGACCTCAGCCGGCACTCGGCGGTGGCCGGCGGCGCTCTCGCCCAGGAGGCGATCGCCCGGCTCGCCGCCGACATCTTCTTCCTCGGCGTCACGGGGATCCACGAGACGCACGGCTTGACGACCGGCGAACTCGACGATGCGGTGACGAAGCGGGCTCTCGCCGTTCGCAGCGCAGAGGTCTTCGTGCTCGGCAGCGCAGAGAAGATCGGCGCGGTGTCGCGCTTCCCGGTGCTCGGGATCGACGAGATCTCCGGGGTGATCGTCGACCCGCAGGGCCCGGGATTCCGCGCCGTCTGA
- the mpaA3 gene encoding MpaA3 family daptide-type RiPP, with product MQTETLDFIELEQLDAPLEWWEHASYIIAIIGGAAAIAT from the coding sequence TTGCAGACAGAGACGCTGGACTTCATCGAACTCGAACAGCTTGACGCACCTCTCGAATGGTGGGAGCACGCGAGCTACATCATCGCCATCATCGGCGGTGCCGCAGCGATCGCGACCTGA
- a CDS encoding phosphatase PAP2 family protein — protein sequence MSRRMLLWWGVGCLVLATALGAFVVFGYSETPGFDRWWNELIASVRGDWMYSFALALNWVGGGWVAILGVPLLAIVALLLARRWRSALFAAICFAASAGAVQLLKQLFGRARPEDMLVVSDYGSFPSGHTANAATIALVVWVLFPKAWTALLGALWVLAMALSRTFLSVHWASDTLGGALVGAGVVLVFAAWLLPWVRHRREEPVEAPVG from the coding sequence ATGAGCAGACGGATGCTGTTGTGGTGGGGCGTGGGGTGTCTCGTCCTCGCGACGGCTCTGGGTGCGTTCGTGGTCTTCGGATACTCCGAGACGCCGGGGTTCGACCGGTGGTGGAACGAGCTCATCGCGAGCGTCCGCGGTGACTGGATGTACTCGTTCGCGCTGGCGCTGAACTGGGTCGGCGGCGGATGGGTCGCGATCCTCGGGGTGCCGCTCCTCGCGATCGTCGCGCTGCTGCTCGCACGCCGCTGGCGCAGCGCCCTCTTCGCGGCGATCTGCTTCGCTGCGAGCGCGGGAGCCGTGCAGCTGCTCAAGCAGCTGTTCGGGCGAGCCCGGCCGGAGGACATGCTCGTGGTGAGCGACTACGGGTCGTTCCCCTCGGGTCACACCGCGAACGCCGCGACGATCGCCCTGGTCGTCTGGGTGCTGTTCCCGAAGGCTTGGACCGCGCTCCTCGGCGCGCTCTGGGTGCTCGCGATGGCGCTCTCGCGCACGTTCCTCTCGGTGCACTGGGCGAGCGACACTCTCGGCGGAGCACTCGTCGGAGCGGGAGTGGTGCTCGTGTTCGCCGCCTGGCTGCTGCCGTGGGTGCGACACCGTCGCGAAGAGCCCGTCGAGGCGCCGGTAGGCTGA
- the mpaC gene encoding daptide-type RiPP biosynthesis dehydogenase gives MTPEFTGRVPTLWHGRGVARQVTRRLTAGRETLVIADSAITVPVLIAGSARMVRLDARSIDVTTVVTIAQEIVRRPPSIIVAIGGGSILDATKIAALALAGGRVFDYAVGHASRFALTLLPDAPPPIEIVAVPTTIGTSSETNSVGILRNDSGYRLIVGRLLRPRHAIIDPDNLSSLTRAAVREGAIEAFLRLAGVSTSERRSTRAKGDAVLLARALLETASYDEGSAAGRLRLARLSAATQRSAALRGDDPFGARHWYLANEVAFALGARKMVATAAVIAAVWRRICAGDSRWGDRESLEDFWERGTSGSGLPREPVAGIASLVDQWEIPLPPTPTADVLSRISSATEKSWGSRQPMLRDLASDDFRDVLRDSRWSAQPVGNACRPSEPLRRR, from the coding sequence ATGACCCCCGAGTTCACGGGTCGGGTTCCGACGCTCTGGCACGGGCGAGGGGTCGCGCGTCAGGTGACGAGACGCCTGACCGCCGGGCGTGAGACCCTCGTGATCGCAGATTCCGCGATCACGGTCCCCGTCCTGATCGCCGGCTCGGCGAGGATGGTGAGGCTGGACGCGCGCTCGATCGACGTCACCACTGTCGTCACGATCGCGCAGGAGATCGTACGTCGGCCACCGAGCATCATCGTGGCGATCGGTGGAGGCAGCATCCTCGACGCCACCAAGATCGCCGCTCTGGCGCTCGCCGGGGGGCGCGTCTTCGATTATGCGGTCGGGCACGCGTCGAGGTTCGCGCTGACACTGCTGCCCGATGCGCCACCTCCCATCGAGATCGTCGCCGTGCCGACGACCATCGGCACGTCGTCGGAGACGAACAGCGTCGGCATCCTCAGGAACGACAGCGGCTACCGGCTCATCGTCGGGCGCCTCCTGCGACCGCGCCACGCCATCATCGATCCGGACAATCTGAGCTCTCTCACGCGTGCCGCAGTGAGAGAGGGGGCGATCGAGGCATTCCTCCGTCTGGCCGGAGTGTCGACGAGCGAGCGGCGCAGCACCAGGGCGAAAGGCGACGCTGTCCTTCTCGCCCGGGCGCTTCTCGAGACGGCCTCGTACGACGAGGGCTCCGCTGCGGGACGGCTGCGTCTCGCCCGATTGAGCGCGGCCACGCAGCGCAGCGCCGCACTCCGTGGCGACGACCCGTTCGGCGCCCGTCACTGGTACCTGGCGAACGAGGTCGCCTTCGCGCTCGGGGCTCGCAAGATGGTCGCCACGGCGGCGGTCATCGCCGCGGTATGGCGTCGAATCTGCGCAGGCGACTCCCGATGGGGAGACCGGGAGAGTCTTGAGGACTTCTGGGAGAGGGGCACGAGCGGGTCGGGACTGCCGCGCGAACCGGTGGCCGGAATCGCATCCCTCGTCGACCAGTGGGAGATCCCGCTTCCGCCGACTCCGACCGCGGACGTCCTCAGCCGCATCTCCTCCGCCACAGAGAAGTCATGGGGGTCTCGCCAGCCGATGCTTCGCGATCTCGCGTCAGACGACTTCCGCGATGTGCTCCGCGATTCCCGCTGGAGTGCTCAGCCGGTCGGCAACGCATGCCGACCTTCGGAACCACTTCGGAGGAGGTGA
- the mpaM gene encoding daptide-type RiPP biosynthesis methyltransferase, whose product MSRLITDAMAARLDMAGAVPKEQDLYAGTGTDFYERLVGPDRAEIREVLALARNSADPILDIAAGTGRLTVPLVRSGRRVTAIDLSDDMLRHLRRALPDHPMLDCAVADMRDFALAGRFGLIIIGATSITLLDRIGRSRLYANVRRHLAADGVFAFTIAGGISAEGLSESRDQEIRVPGPDGDEIYLFSQQIEDGGAVRVVNWVRASDVTEGGEVTVLTSRLRVLDHDILSQELIEAGFDPPAVSPVRTHHGADILLLTTSWAGPPEVVDDDAAH is encoded by the coding sequence ATGTCACGACTGATTACCGATGCCATGGCGGCGCGACTCGACATGGCCGGTGCGGTCCCCAAGGAGCAGGACCTGTACGCGGGTACCGGCACCGACTTCTATGAACGGCTGGTCGGGCCCGACCGAGCAGAGATTCGAGAAGTGTTGGCGCTTGCGAGAAACTCCGCGGATCCGATTCTCGATATCGCGGCGGGTACCGGGAGATTGACCGTCCCGCTCGTGAGATCCGGACGACGGGTGACCGCGATCGATCTTTCCGACGACATGCTCCGCCACCTTCGACGCGCATTGCCCGACCACCCGATGCTGGATTGTGCTGTCGCGGACATGCGCGACTTCGCGTTGGCGGGTCGATTCGGGCTCATCATCATCGGTGCGACGTCGATCACCCTGCTCGATCGCATAGGGAGATCGCGTCTCTACGCGAACGTGCGGCGCCACCTCGCGGCCGACGGCGTCTTCGCCTTCACCATCGCGGGAGGTATCTCTGCGGAGGGCCTCTCGGAGTCCAGAGACCAGGAGATCAGGGTGCCCGGGCCTGACGGAGACGAGATCTACCTCTTCTCCCAGCAGATCGAAGACGGCGGCGCGGTGCGCGTCGTCAACTGGGTGCGGGCCTCCGACGTGACGGAGGGCGGCGAAGTCACCGTCCTCACCAGCCGACTGCGGGTGCTCGACCACGATATCCTCTCGCAGGAGCTCATCGAAGCCGGCTTCGACCCACCTGCCGTCTCTCCGGTGCGAACGCACCACGGAGCGGACATCCTCCTTCTCACGACGTCGTGGGCGGGACCGCCGGAAGTGGTGGATGACGATGCCGCTCACTAG
- the mpaA2 gene encoding MpaA2 family daptide-type RiPP has protein sequence MRTAAPKLEFTELEAMEALNDTDDFMRGFAVGVIIGILALT, from the coding sequence ATGCGAACTGCAGCACCGAAGCTCGAGTTCACGGAGCTCGAGGCCATGGAGGCGCTGAATGACACCGATGACTTCATGCGCGGCTTCGCCGTGGGCGTCATCATCGGGATTCTCGCTCTGACGTAG
- the mpaD gene encoding daptide-type RiPP biosynthesis aminotransferase, translating to MSALHALWASMLPADTTFTQDRVAVGAAGHRIDFADGSSRLCATSGLWNVPLGFGNPAVADAVSRAAHDASYLTLFRASHQYAEAAAEALVELANPTRYSRVIFSTSGGAANDAAMKLARQYWAQKAARSRSLVVGLKGSYHGTMYGSHALSGDDLLQSAYAVDRRSVRHVAHSDDGEELETLLKREGARVASVVVEPVLGSGAHALSDAFVDRLLALREEYGFLIVADEVATGFGRTGTMLATDVWAAAPDVLLLSKALTNGAMGAAALLVGSRVASEFARGGWTFVHGETQAGTPACAAAIIAVIEELRRIDVQSTARALATGLWEMATSLKAEGLVAEVTGRGCFVGLGLRNPDDSLLSANEVLRVVSAIAESGVLVQPGPSSVELIPAYGFTAAELLQTDTAVRAGLARAAESAA from the coding sequence GTGAGCGCCCTGCATGCGCTCTGGGCCTCGATGCTCCCAGCCGACACGACCTTCACGCAAGATCGAGTCGCTGTCGGCGCCGCTGGGCATCGGATCGACTTCGCCGACGGCTCCTCGCGCCTCTGCGCGACGAGCGGACTATGGAACGTTCCGCTCGGTTTCGGCAATCCGGCGGTCGCCGATGCCGTGAGCAGGGCCGCCCACGACGCGTCCTACCTGACTCTGTTCCGCGCGTCGCATCAGTACGCGGAGGCCGCCGCTGAGGCACTCGTGGAGCTCGCGAACCCGACGAGGTACAGCCGCGTCATCTTCTCCACGTCGGGCGGAGCGGCGAATGACGCCGCGATGAAGCTGGCGCGTCAGTACTGGGCGCAGAAAGCGGCTCGATCCCGCTCGCTCGTCGTGGGTCTGAAGGGCAGCTATCACGGCACGATGTACGGCAGCCATGCGCTGAGCGGCGACGATCTCCTTCAATCCGCCTACGCCGTCGACCGTAGATCGGTGAGACATGTCGCTCACTCCGATGACGGAGAGGAACTCGAAACGCTGCTGAAGCGTGAGGGGGCCAGGGTCGCGTCTGTCGTCGTCGAGCCGGTCCTGGGCAGCGGAGCGCACGCGCTGTCCGATGCGTTCGTGGATCGTCTGCTGGCTCTACGAGAGGAGTACGGGTTCCTGATCGTCGCGGATGAGGTCGCCACGGGTTTCGGTCGCACAGGCACGATGCTCGCCACCGATGTGTGGGCCGCCGCTCCCGACGTTCTCCTGCTCTCGAAGGCGTTGACGAACGGCGCCATGGGCGCCGCGGCGCTCCTGGTGGGTTCTCGTGTCGCATCCGAGTTCGCGCGCGGCGGGTGGACCTTCGTCCACGGTGAGACGCAGGCGGGAACGCCGGCGTGCGCCGCGGCCATCATCGCGGTGATCGAGGAACTGCGCCGCATCGACGTGCAGTCGACCGCGCGGGCGCTCGCGACGGGCCTGTGGGAGATGGCGACGTCGTTGAAGGCCGAGGGTCTGGTCGCTGAGGTGACGGGCCGCGGTTGCTTCGTGGGACTCGGGCTTCGCAACCCCGATGACAGCCTCCTCTCGGCGAATGAGGTCCTTCGAGTCGTCTCCGCCATCGCAGAGAGCGGCGTTCTGGTTCAGCCCGGGCCCAGTTCCGTCGAGCTGATCCCGGCGTACGGATTCACAGCCGCGGAGCTCCTCCAGACGGATACGGCTGTGCGCGCGGGGCTGGCGCGCGCAGCGGAGTCGGCAGCATGA